A genomic stretch from Nodosilinea sp. E11 includes:
- a CDS encoding LysR family transcriptional regulator — translation MLNALNQLPELIAFVESVECNTFSAAARSLDTTPSAISKRVAKLEDRLGVRLLQRTTRSLSLTVEGAAYYERVSRLLRELDDANDLIISRGKPRGKLTVSTSLDFGQWLLVQSIPEFLTQYPEIQIDLRLSDRVIDLVTEGIDVAIRLGTLDDSRLMVRPLGQTQFVLCAAPSYLKMHGIPATPNDLIHHNCLQYIFQGRPEPWMFWVDQEWQMVSVKGSFYSDNGGALKNAAMAGLGITRLLGFQVKKEVDQGQLILLFSNQLSPGLAVHALFTHQRNLSPRVRVFLEFLNHHCKQFLREMEMDLGKSDMKKMEPIRNRPPSDKCSRDMDEKF, via the coding sequence ATGCTGAATGCGCTCAATCAACTCCCTGAACTGATCGCCTTTGTCGAAAGCGTGGAGTGCAATACCTTCAGTGCGGCTGCCCGATCGCTCGACACCACTCCCTCCGCCATTAGCAAGCGAGTTGCCAAGTTAGAAGACCGATTAGGGGTAAGACTGCTGCAACGCACCACCCGATCGCTCAGCTTAACTGTAGAGGGGGCCGCTTACTATGAGCGGGTATCTCGCTTACTGAGGGAACTAGACGACGCTAACGATCTGATCATTTCCAGAGGTAAGCCACGCGGCAAGCTGACGGTCAGCACATCGCTTGATTTTGGGCAGTGGTTGCTCGTGCAATCGATTCCAGAGTTTCTAACCCAATATCCAGAGATCCAGATTGACTTACGGTTGAGCGATCGCGTGATAGATTTAGTGACCGAAGGCATTGATGTTGCCATTCGTTTGGGCACTTTAGATGACTCTCGCCTAATGGTAAGACCGTTAGGACAAACTCAATTTGTGCTTTGTGCAGCACCAAGTTATCTAAAAATGCATGGAATTCCAGCGACTCCAAACGATCTGATTCATCACAACTGTTTGCAGTATATATTTCAGGGAAGACCAGAACCCTGGATGTTTTGGGTTGACCAGGAGTGGCAGATGGTTTCAGTGAAGGGTTCGTTTTACTCCGACAATGGCGGTGCATTAAAAAATGCAGCGATGGCCGGATTAGGCATCACTCGCCTACTCGGATTTCAGGTGAAAAAAGAAGTTGATCAAGGGCAACTGATCCTGCTATTTTCTAACCAATTATCTCCTGGTCTTGCGGTTCATGCCCTGTTCACTCATCAGCGTAATTTATCACCACGAGTGCGAGTTTTTCTTGAGTTTCTGAATCATCATTGCAAACAATTCTTGAGAGAGATGGAGATGGACTTGGGAAAAAGTGACATGAAGAAAATGGAACCAATTAGAAACAGGCCACCCTCTGACAAGTGCAGTAGAGACATGGATGAAAAATTTTGA
- the rnhA gene encoding ribonuclease HI: MSQPLKSVTIYTDGACIGNPGPGGYGTVLLYGEHRRELSGGYRLTTNNRMEMMAAIVGLQALKHQCAVTVYSDSKYVVDAIMKGWAVRWRAKGWKRTQTKSPVNTDLWQQLLSLCEQHQVEFRWVKGHSGNVENERCDRLAVAASRLPDLPIDEGYEVVQVLYQESLF, encoded by the coding sequence ATGTCTCAACCCCTCAAATCCGTTACGATCTACACCGATGGAGCATGCATTGGCAATCCTGGCCCTGGCGGCTATGGAACAGTGCTGCTCTATGGGGAACACCGCAGAGAGCTATCGGGTGGCTACCGACTCACCACAAACAACCGCATGGAGATGATGGCGGCGATCGTTGGCCTTCAAGCACTAAAACATCAGTGCGCTGTGACGGTGTACTCGGATTCCAAGTATGTCGTCGATGCCATCATGAAGGGCTGGGCGGTGCGCTGGCGGGCAAAGGGGTGGAAACGAACCCAAACTAAAAGTCCTGTTAATACTGACCTCTGGCAGCAGCTCTTAAGCCTCTGTGAGCAGCACCAGGTCGAGTTCCGTTGGGTCAAAGGCCACAGCGGCAATGTGGAGAATGAACGGTGCGATCGCCTGGCGGTGGCCGCTTCTCGACTACCTGATCTACCGATTGATGAAGGGTATGAGGTGGTGCAGGTTCTTTATCAGGAATCACTGTTTTAA
- a CDS encoding SDR family oxidoreductase, with protein sequence MSSKKVVIVTAASRGIGAGCARELAAQGYAVSLFARSPSILDLAQELGGVALQGSLSNAQDLETLVQTTLNQFGQIDAVVNSFGDPPRPDLLGISDDLWLENFEMLFLSVVRLARLVTEPMRQQGGGAIVNISACDSQEPSLGTPFSGTLRAAMEGFTKLYAQRYRGDHIRMNCVAPYFVADSLEELAGWDVPSDLMWGRPATYEELAKTVAFLISADAKFISGTTLKVDEARSAAI encoded by the coding sequence ATGAGTTCAAAGAAAGTTGTCATTGTTACCGCAGCAAGTCGCGGCATTGGGGCAGGTTGTGCACGGGAGTTAGCCGCTCAAGGTTATGCCGTCTCCTTGTTTGCGCGATCGCCCAGTATTCTGGATTTAGCACAGGAATTAGGCGGGGTTGCTCTTCAGGGTTCCCTATCCAACGCCCAGGATTTGGAGACATTAGTACAAACAACGCTCAACCAGTTTGGGCAAATTGATGCAGTCGTAAACAGCTTTGGCGATCCCCCCCGACCTGACTTGTTAGGGATTTCTGATGATCTGTGGTTGGAAAACTTTGAGATGTTGTTTTTGAGTGTGGTGCGATTGGCACGGTTGGTAACAGAACCGATGCGTCAGCAAGGAGGTGGGGCGATCGTCAATATTTCTGCCTGTGACTCTCAAGAACCTTCTCTCGGAACGCCGTTTAGCGGCACACTGCGAGCGGCAATGGAAGGATTTACCAAGCTATATGCTCAACGCTATCGGGGCGACCATATCCGCATGAATTGTGTTGCGCCTTACTTCGTGGCAGATAGCCTGGAGGAATTAGCAGGATGGGATGTTCCCAGTGATTTGATGTGGGGTCGTCCAGCAACCTATGAAGAACTGGCAAAGACCGTCGCGTTTCTCATTTCAGCGGATGCCAAATTCATTTCAGGAACGACGTTGAAAGTTGATGAGGCGCGATCAGCTGCAATTTAG
- a CDS encoding AAA family ATPase — MPTCGLTLGKFAPLHKGHQFLIETALAEMDELIIMVYDCPETTAVPLSIRANWIRKLYPKARVIEAWDGPTEIGDTPEIKQAHETYVFQQLQGYSVTHFYSREFYGEHMSQALGAVNRLVDWTAQSTWTNRTAVPISATQVRSNPYQYRQFLEPLVYRDLITHVVFLGAPSTGKTTLAEALARRYTTVWMPEYGREYWETHQVDRRLSLDQLEAIATGHLEREAAQLSQANRYLFTDTNALTTYRFSLYYHGTATPHLAKLADRCASRYDLVFLCETDIPYDDTWDRSGDGNRAVFQKQIISDLVVRKIPFFRVKGDLQARIGYVERVLARFEKYHNLLDNFLTAHD; from the coding sequence ATGCCAACCTGTGGCCTTACCCTTGGCAAGTTTGCCCCCCTACATAAAGGCCATCAGTTCTTGATTGAAACGGCGCTAGCAGAGATGGATGAATTGATCATCATGGTCTACGATTGCCCCGAAACAACCGCTGTACCGCTGTCCATCCGGGCTAACTGGATTCGTAAGCTGTACCCCAAGGCAAGGGTAATTGAAGCTTGGGATGGGCCAACGGAGATAGGCGATACTCCTGAGATCAAACAAGCCCACGAAACCTATGTTTTTCAGCAGCTTCAGGGGTATAGCGTGACTCATTTCTACTCCAGAGAGTTCTATGGAGAGCACATGAGTCAGGCGTTAGGAGCCGTGAACCGCCTAGTAGACTGGACAGCCCAATCCACTTGGACAAACCGCACGGCAGTCCCTATCTCAGCCACCCAAGTCCGTTCTAATCCTTACCAATACCGCCAGTTTCTAGAGCCACTGGTTTATCGGGATTTAATTACTCATGTCGTCTTTCTGGGGGCACCCTCCACGGGCAAAACCACCCTAGCTGAAGCCCTAGCCCGTCGCTACACAACTGTCTGGATGCCAGAATACGGCAGGGAATATTGGGAAACCCATCAGGTAGATCGGCGGCTATCCCTAGACCAGCTTGAGGCCATTGCCACAGGTCATTTGGAACGAGAAGCAGCGCAACTGTCCCAAGCTAACCGCTACCTCTTCACCGATACCAATGCTCTAACCACTTACCGTTTCTCTCTCTACTACCACGGCACCGCCACACCCCATCTAGCCAAGCTCGCAGACCGCTGTGCCTCCCGCTATGACCTGGTGTTCCTGTGTGAGACAGATATTCCCTACGACGATACGTGGGACCGTTCTGGAGATGGCAATCGAGCCGTCTTCCAGAAGCAAATCATCAGTGACCTAGTGGTGCGCAAGATTCCCTTTTTTAGAGTGAAAGGTGACTTACAGGCCCGGATAGGATATGTGGAACGGGTACTGGCTCGGTTCGAGAAGTACCACAACCTTCTAGATAACTTCCTTACAGCCCATGACTGA